The Nymphaea colorata isolate Beijing-Zhang1983 chromosome 5, ASM883128v2, whole genome shotgun sequence DNA segment ttacgtgcagatgatattatctctcagttgagacacttgattggagatagacctcaacaagctcctgatccgaccacctctactatcactactgctgccagtgcatcttcatctggtatgtattctgacactacagattggctcattgattcgggtgcatcgacacatctctgtggagacaaggcacagtttacttcttatgtccctactccacctggtcgctcggttattctagcagatggcaaatattctcccgttgttggacttggagaggtccaacttacttcatcattaccattgcaacatgttcttcatgcaccagaattcccacatagcctactatctatcagtcagattaccagagatttaaattgtcgtgcgatatttgactcctcttctcttgtgtttcaggatatactgacgggcagggtgattggcagtggccgtgaacagggaggtctttacaggctagtgcatccctttccctttgctgggtctacctctgcagggtcgtcctcatcctcggcttatacttggcatttacgttttggacatctaccgtttcagaaactgctgcatgttcttcctcagctgtctcctaagtcttcttttcaatgcgagtcttgtcagttgggcaaacaccatcggtcctcctttcctccgcggcccagtcgaagtagccattctgtgtttgagttacttcattttgatgtttggggtccgagtcgtacacctgctcttcaaggtcatcgatattatcttgttgctgtcgatgactatagtcgtgttagttgggtttttcttatgaagcataaatctgaagtgggtcatgtaatcaaaaattttatcaatgaaattctgactcagtttgatacttgtgtcaaaattgtgcgctctgacaatgctcttgagttctgtgcttcctctttggaacaatttttcagggataagggtatcatccaccaaacttcttgtgcctatacctcccaacaaaatggggttgctgaacggaaacaccgtcatattcttgatgttgccagaaccattatcatacatagccatgttccccattcttactggggcgatgctgttctcacagcatgctatcttattaatcgtatgccgtcatctgtgttgggagaccttattcctatctctgtcctctttcctgacagagacttgttttctgttccacctcgtgtttttggatgtgttgcctttgttcagttgcttggtcctgggcgagataagttgtctcctcgggccatcaaaacgatctttgttggttattcccgcactcaaaagggatatcgatgttatgatccttctactcgtcggtattatgtgagtgctgatgttacattttttgaatcaacctctttcttctccccaaatggaactcaattaagggcgcctgaattaaatgatgaagtccaatttcctctacctctcatgagttgtccacacccagttgatccacgttttggggctgtctaccaacgtcgtactaagcctgctgcgcctgttcaatgtgcacctgtgccttcacccagcacgcccaaggtaattcctgacacaaactcaactgacaatgttttatgtaatgatgacataggagtatgtcacgagcatgttcctgctcctcatgaacttgatatgcccattgctcaaaggaaaggcaaacgcagttgcactttgcatcctatctctggtcatttatccatggatagactcacccctatgtaccgacagtttgtcaaggggctgtcggctattgctcttccacagaatcccatggatgctctctctgatcccaaatgggcagcagctatgcaagaagagatggatgctcttcagtctagaggcacctggacacttgttactccttcagctgatgcagccattgttggttgcagatgggtctttactatcaaataccgaGCAGATGGCAGtcttgacagatataaggctcgtctggttgcaaaaggctatacccaaacttatggggttgattattatgataccttctctcctgtggcacgacatgcttccttacggattctccttgctgtggctgtcagcaagaattggtccctctcacagcttgatgtcaaaaatgcctttctctatggtgacttacatgaagaagtgtatatgcagcaaccaccagggtttgttgctgagggggagtgtcagaaagtgtgcagattgagaaaggcgatttatggtctaaaacagagtcctcgagcttggtttcagaaattgtcagagaatattgagaatgagggcttcagacgttcttcggccgaccattccctctttgtcaagaagacttctacaggtacggtgatagttcttgtctatgttgatgacatcattgttacaggggatgatgatcaggggatttccaacatcaaggatgtccttggacaacattttgtcaccaaggaccttggtgaactacgttatttccttggtattgagtttgccagaaatcaaaagggacttatcatgtgccagaggaaatacgttactgatgttttgcaagagacagggatgctggggtgtcggcctgcatccacgcctatggatatcaatacccgcttgtatgatgatgatactgaagatgttgatgcgagacaatatagagggattgttgggaagctcctatacatcactgttactcgacctgacattgcctatgctgttagcagagtgagtcaatttatggataagcccaagaaagttcattgggatgctgctatgatgattcttaggtatctaaagaattcaccaggaacgggactcttctttcagaatggtacctcactcactatatctgtgtatgttgatgccgactatgcaggatgcccctcagacagaaaatccactactggattttgtgtgtttattggatccaacttggttacatggaagagtaagaagcaaactgtggttgccagatcaagtgcagaatctgagtatagagctatggctcagggtactgctgaagttatgtgggttagatccctgatgttggatcttactgtcgaagtgcctcttcctatgcaactgttatgtgataacaaagctgcactgtttattgctaataatccggcttttcatgaaagaaccaagcatgttgaagtagattgtcactatactagagacatgattcaaaaggggtttgtaagtacctcacacatttcaactacagggcaaacggctgatatctttactaaggctcttgcaaggggaccattccaaagctgctgttccaagttgagcctatttgacatatacgctccaacttgagggggagtgttaagatgtatttatattcagttttaggtttaagagggtacttttgtaataacttttcctttatatgtttctcttgtaacttctctctctcctctagtctatataaagaggagttagggcaaatttcgatgttaatcaaagattattctttctaatcttatcaaaCTACATTGAACCATATGTCCTCTACATGAAGACATGGGATGATCTAGAGATAACTATAATATCCAACagagctttaaaaaaaatacaaaattggTTCTACTTGACTACAGTGATGCTCACGTTCTTTGCAGAGATAGAAGGCCTCCTGGATGTTTATACCCTTCAGCTCTTTAGGAAAAGAGGAACTACACAAACTTCAGGTTTTTCCCTATCCATGGCAACATTAGCTTTCTCGTACCAAGGTTGTTCTAAACTCCATAGCATTGTAAGAGTAGCTTTTAAGGCATGTAGCAACACGATCTTGACACTTCAAGGTCCCATTAGGGGATGTCTTCCCAAATTTTATCTACCACTACTGCTAGTTGATTAATGAATTACTAGAGGAGGTAGCTGTTTGGGATTTTGTCAACCGACACAACAATCCACCCCACTATATCTATCGCCAGAACAAAAAATACAAGTTTCTAAGGTCATTCTTCTCAGTCAATTACAAACCAAAGAGATGCATCCATCAGTTTTCTCAAAAGCAAATAAAGAGCTATTTGTTGACCGACGGGGAGTTATTCCAGGGTTTTAATTGGAGACACCACACTGGTCAGGatcataccacaacattcatgaaAATTGGCAGCCGTTTGTGTACTTGTACCTTTCTTCAAGAGCAGCCATAGGCCTGACTGTGTTGAGTGGTGGAGAGTCAGTCTCGTCCTCCTTCCCTTTATCATGAAGTGATATATTTTCCCTGTCTTATCATTCGTGTTCAAATTCTGATGTCAACACTTCTATGGATGtttcaataaaataaagttttcttttataaaatggGTTCCTTGTTTGTAACTCCATCTTTGTCGGCAACCTAACCTAGATAACAATGTGTGTCTTATCTTCGACTCTACCAATCTGTGCAAGTTGTGTGCCATTCTGGTGGCAACCTGTCCCTTGTAACTAGGTGATCATAATTGTCAACACACATTAATCATGTCTATCTCCCACATTGCAACTCTTAGGGTTATATTGTGTGTCACTCAATTGTCTTTTATCTGCATGTGATAGCTATccactttttgaaaatgttatccAAGACGCATTCACAAACAAAGAAGGGAGAAAATCCTAAAATCCAGTAAATGTTGAGACTACTAAGGTTCCACAAACTACAGAAACTAAGGGCAGTATCATGGTGGATCCTCCAATCATGTTCATGTTTCAACAAATGTCCCAATAGTTCACAATAGACTTCGACTTGATCAAGCAAGATCGTAAGCCTTCCTCCagcaagaaaagaagatgaggaacatgcaGGAGTGAACATGAGTCTAGTGAAACTGAAATTAAGGAAGGATGAACATATAAGGGTCTAAGTGGAAGAAAAAGCATCTAGAAACCGAAGAAGCCTCAGGATCAAAAGATGAGGAAACCAATGCGAAgttgaaaggaaagaaaaggcaaCATGAAAACAACAGTGAGTTTGAGGCATAACCCTATTAGAAGGGACCCTATGGCAAGAGAAAAGGCCAAACGAAAACAACTCAAATTCAGAAACTGAGCTAGAAGAGAAATCTCACAACTCcaagaaagccaaaaaaaaaaagaagtctaaAACAGACAACTCAAATTTCAAACATGAATTCAGTCAAAAGTCTATCAAATctaagaataagaaaagaagtaAATCTAGTAAGGCTGGCCATGATAAGGACATGCTTATTCCTATCCTATGGCTGCTTTTGAGCCCCAACCACAATATTTCTGGtgtcatttttatcatttaccacAAATGTTCCACTACGTTTGCATCTGTATAgtcttttcttttacttattAGAACTATTTGCTTATGCTTGTTCACCTGCAAGGGaataccctcccaccggtctaagtgtcacgCTTAAGGATTGCTTGTTTTGGATGTTCAGCATGAGGATCCTTCTATGAGCTCTCTGGTTGTAAGTAAAGTTGAGTCAATCTCCTTGCTTACCCTCTCTTATAATGTATTGTCTTTCCAAGTGAATGAAACAGCGCATTGCAAGTTTTTCTCCTCCTTGTCTTTATTTATGCACTCTTTGCTTTCAAGTTTTATGTCCACTTGCTTACCCTCTTTAGGCTTGTGGCGGTTGGAAGGGTCACCATGCAATATGGTTCCACAAGAACAGTCGCCCTgcgacaactggtatcagagccatgttCAGCTCAAGCTGGAGAAGCAGTTAAAGAGTCGGTGCAGAACAACATGTTGGCAAGTGGTGATCAAGGAGGATGTCCCGGCAACTCAATACAATTTGCAAAGTGCCAAAGGCAAGGGAGTGGCTTAGTCTAATGAGATGGGCACATCCCATGCCTAGGAAAACCTGGCCGAAGTTGTGAGTAAGCTGGTTGTGGACGTAGCCACTCATGAGGAAGCGTTGGGTAATGCATTCGAGTCCTTCGAGGAGTTGAGGGACGAAGTAAAGACCATGCGAGAACAGATTGTCGAACTTATGGCCATGAATAGGTCACTTGCTGATACAATGACCACACTGCAAGTTGAAGTTAAGAAACTTTAGGCAAAGAACCACACGCTATAGCAGTATGTTTCTGTAGGTAGCAGTGACGATCGACCATCAAAAGTCGACATTCAAAGACTAGCCAAATACAATGGGAATCAGGATAGTCGGGTTATCGACAACTTTTTGTTCCAAATGGAGTACTACCTAGATCATTAGGGAACTATGGAAGATGACATCTATGTCAAAACTGCATCCATGTTACTTGAAGGTGATGTTGTTGCCTGGTGGAAAAGAAAACGActtgacattcaaaaaatatCTGCAAAATAGATGTTTTTGATGATTTTCGACAAGAGTTGAAGAACTACTTCATGCCCTCGAATGCAAGACGATATGCTTATCGGATGATGGGTGAATTGAAGCACACAGGATCCTTGCAAGACTATGTAAGGACCTATCAAAAGCTTATGTTGGATGTACCTGATATGCCGAAACAATATAAACTTGATTGGTTTATTTGGGACTTCAGCTTGGGCACAATCTGAAGTGGAAAGAGGTAATCtagagaccttggaggatgtTTATGTGACAGCAGAGCACTTGGCTGATACTTAGTGCAAGAGCTACACTAGCACATTCAAGCCTTTGAAGAAACTTGACCatagaggaaagaaagatgacCGACAGGACCATAAAGGTGGATCATCGACTCATCACCAAGTTGAGAAGAgacatttctttcataaaaaaaacaataaccaAAATAGAATGGTAACTTGTTAGTTCTACGGAGAGAGGCACATAACCAAGCAACGTCCAAACATCTTATAAAAGACAACACATAGGTCAATGTTGTAGTTACCAAAGCCAATGTTCAAGGAGCGGAGTTGTGCATGGGAGCCATTCAGATGCTCAATGCTATCCAGAGTCGGGTAGCATCAAACACGATGGTGAATATAAAATTAATGTACTTTGATATTACTCTGAGGGGTAAGTCTATTATGGTCATGGTAAACTCTGGGGCAATGCATAACTTCGTTGCAAAAGAAGAAGCGGAGAGATTGGGATTGAAGTTTGAGCCTAGAGAAAGAACCTTGAAGATGGTGAACTCTATGGCCAAGCCTATCCTTGGAGAAACAAAGGGTGTAGCCATCCAGATTAGGTTTTGGTCTGGCACTACAAAcatctcacttgttttcctaGACAACTTCAAAGTAATTATTGGTATGAAGTTCCTTCAAGGCCAAAATGTTATGAGGTTGCTAAAGTTCAATTCATTGACATTGGGGCTAGACTGTACACACAAGTACATTGCTATTCTGCTAGTGAAAAATCTTCTTCCATGTTGTTAGCTATGCAACTAAAGAAAAGCGTGAATCATGGGGAACAGACGTTCCTTGTGTCCATTCGTGCAGTGGGAGAAGCCAAGTCCATTATTGTCCCACCAAACCTAGTTCTTTTGTTGAAAGAGTTTTAGGAAGTAATGCCACCTGAACTACCAAGGTGATTATCGTGAGGCAGGAAGTTGATTATCATATTGAACTAGTTTCTTAAGCTAGATCCCTAGTCATGGTTCCTTATCATATGGGATCAGCTGAATTGAAGGAGCTATGAAGATAGCTCGATAAGATGTTGGAGACAGCCCTTATCAGTCGTCTAAGGCACCATCCGGAGTCCTAGTGTGATTCCAAATGAAGCATGATAGCTCCAAGTGTCTATGTGTGAACTACCATGCATTGAACAAGGTAATAGTCAAGAACAAATACCCGTTGTCAGTCATTGTTAACTTGTTCGATCAATTGCGCAATGCacgaatcttttcaaaattggACCTTCAATCAAGTTATTGGCAAGTCAGAATAGTAGAAGGAGATGAACCAAAGACCACTTATGTCACTCGTTATGATGCTTATAAATTTCTAGTTATGCtatttgggttgaccaatgcccCATCGAGCTTCTCAACATTAATGGACAAGATCTTCTAGTTGTACCTTGACAAGTTCGTGGTGGTCTATCTTGATGATATCATGATCTTTAACGGCAGCATTGAGGAGAATGTCAATCATTTGCAGATGGTGTTTCAAGTATTGAAGCAAAATTATCTTTATATGAAAACAGAGAAGTGTCTCTTTGGCCAACAAAAGATCAGCTTTCTAGGTCATGTTGTTAGCCATGGCCAGTTGTAAATGGATCTAGGGAATGTGAGAGCCATCCAGGAATGGAAGCCACCAACTATAATGCCTAAATTGTTGTCCTTCCTTGGATTGGCAAATTACCATAGACGGTTCATCGAGGGGTATTTTTTGATTATTGCTCCCCTCACCGACTTGCTCAAGAAGAACCAGACCTGGGTTTGGATGCAATCTACCTAAGATGATTTTGAATGATTGAAGAGAACTCTTGTGAAAGAGTCTGTGCTTAAGTTGTCTAACTACTTGAAGCCTTTTGAGGTCCATATTGATGCTTCTGACTTTACTATTGGTAGAGTATTGATGCAAGATGGTCATTTGATTAGTTATGAAAGCCAAAAGTTGAAGGAAGCAGAAAAGCGCTATACAATGCATGAACGAGAAATAACTGCAATTGTGCATTGCCTAGCATATGGAGACATTATCTATTGGGAACTGAGTTCATCATAAAGACTGACAACGTAACCACAAGTTATTTCTAGACACAAAAGAAGCTATCTCCAAAACAAGTTCTTTGGCAAGAATTCTTGGCAGAGTTTGACTTTGCATTGGAGTATAATGCGGAAAAGACCAACGTCCTTGCTCACGCGTTGAGTCAAAAGGCTGAACTTGCATCAACTCGAGCAGAGTCTTTCGAAGTACAACTAGAGGGTGCTCTCCTCGAGTGTGTCCGTGAAGGGATGTGACAGGACACAACACAACACTTGGTGGCTTTGGCTGAAGCAGGGAAGACTCGAAGGTTCTGGCTAGGAGACGGATTCCTCCTCACCAAAGACGGACGTGTATTCATGCCAAGATGAGGCAACCTTCGACGGGAGCTTTTAAAGGAATgccatgatgccatatgggctGGTCACCCTAGTCAAGAGCACACCCTAATAATCCTTGAATGCAGCTATATTATTGGCCACAGATGTGGGATGATATTGAGACATATGTGAAGATGTGTCTCATCTGCCAACAAGATAAGGGGTCGAATCAAAAGCCTGCTGGCCTGTTAGAGCCATTGCTTGTTCTAGAGCGTCCATGAGAAAGCCTCTCCATAGACTTCATTGTGAGTCTATCAAAAGTAAATGGCTACAACTCTATCTTTGTTGTCGTGAATAGGTTTTCAAAGTTTGCTGCCTTTATCCCAATTTCAAATAAGTGTTCTGCAGAAGTCAATAGAGTTCTTTGTGAAGAAACATTAGGGTGTGCCGAAGAGTCTTATGAGTGACCCCGATGCTTGCTTCACGAATAAATTTTGGCATAAAGTATGTCATTTTCTCGGCTCaagcttgttgttttccacaagtTTTCACCCACAGATAGACGGTCAGACAGAGCATCAATGCCATGTTGGAAAAATACTTACAACACTTTGTCAATGCAAACCAAAAAAACTAGGTGAAGCTTCTCGATGTTGCCCAATTCTGCTACAACTTGCAAAATGGTGAGTCTTCTGGGCACAGTCCATTTGAAATAAGTACGGGATAACAACCGCTGATGTTGCACACTCTTGCTGCTCAGGAAAAGGGAAGACCTACATTTGCCTATCAGTTTGTCAAAGACTGGCAGAAACAGATAGAACTCACCAATTCTTGCATAAGGttgccaaaaagatgaaaaagtggGCTGACAAAGATCGATGATTGTTGAATTTCGAGTTGGAGGCCAAGTCCTCGTGAAGTTATATCATGATCACACGAGTATCTCTTTCATGGGGGGACACCATGCTTTAATTCAAAAGTATAAAGGGTCATTCACTGTGACCAAGAGAATTATGAAGTTGGCGTTCAAGCTAAGTCTGTCATCAGACTTCAAGGTGCATCAAGTGTTTTACGTATACAATTTGAAGTCATTCTATGCTGATGTTGAGGATCCAGAGCAAAACTAGCTGCAGCAGGAGTGAATCCTAAAAAGAGCCCCTACAAGTAAGCATGCAGCCAATAGACAGTTGGAGCATATTCTTCGACATAAGATCAACTATCTTGGAGAGCCAAAGAAATATTTTGTCAAGTGGGTGGAAGAAGAGCAGCTtacctgggagtatgcatttCGGTTGAAGCAGCGGTACCCACAAGAAGTCAGTGCATACAACAACACAGTTGGCACGAGGATGGCGCatgatttgaaggggggagcatGTTCTCTCATGTCTGTGTTTGTATAGTCTTTTCTTTTGCATACTAGGACCATTTGCTTATGCTTGTTCACTTGTACGGAAGTACCCTCCCACCGATATAAGTGTCATGTTTTGagattctttgttttggatgtTCGGCATGAGAATCCTTGGTTGAACCCTCTAGCACTCCTGTAACTAAAGTTGAGTCAATCTCCTTGCTTATCCTCTCTTGTGATGTATTGCTTGCCTTTCTAAGTGAATGAAACAACACCATGCAAGTTTTTGTCCTTGTTTCAATTTACGTACTCTTTGCTTTCAAGTCTTCTATGCATTTGCTTACCCCTTTTAGGCTTGCAGTGGTTGGAAGGGTTGTTGCGCCGCATGGTTCAGCAAGAACAGTCACCCCGTGACAAAAACACCCTCCACCTCTATGGTTGGAAACTTAGAAATTGCCAATGGGTTTTCTCCTAAGATGATGGGTACCTCAAATTACTTAGTAGGTGGGATAGTTCTTTCTATAATGTCATCCAACATGCTGCCATTGTACTCATCAATAATGCCTATGTCTTccaggtgttttttttttttgtatacttCTGGGGCCAAATTTGTTCAATTTTACTAATTGAGGGTGCTTAATCATCTCCTTTACACTCCTTGTCAATACAATGGCTAGCAAGCTACCTGCTAAATCAATTCTATGGGTGAGTGGGTGAGCGATGGAAAGAAGAATCTCGCCAAGTTACCACATAAGCATTTTTAAAGTGTTCATCTAAAACTTATTCATTGTATTCACCTACAACCAGGGGCAGGctgacagtccaacctctggatccgGATAGGAtcaaactgaattcaaatctaaagtgcaagtgaaaaaaaaaatattttttttaatgtaatttttttttcattggccggGATGGGCCATGGccccctccgcccctgcctaCAACTGAACCTTATAAGGAAACTCAAAGGGTCATCCGAGTCCGACGATTCAAGGGTTGGGGTTAGAATAGTCTTCAATTAAGGAAGAATGGCCCTTGTGGGGATTTGGCAGTAGAGCATCGGGCTTGTTGACTTTGACGCCCCCATCGTAAACTTCGTAGCGAATCCTTCAGAGCCTGGGGTTCGCCTACCTCCCTTGATATTCCCATACTCCCacggccctctctctctctcgtgtgatCGTAGGAAGGGGCGGTGGCAATGAAATGTTCATAGAGACAGGAGATCAGACGAGACAAAGATGGAGAGCACGATGGACGCGTTGAACGAGGCATTCCAGGAGTTTATTGGCTCAGCAGCGGCGGTTTTCGAAGCCAACGATCTCTCCGGTGGGCAGAAGTCGACGGCCACAGACAACGCACTCGAGCGCTTCAAGCATCAGTGGGAGATCTTCCGGGTGGCCTGCGACCGTGCCGAAGAGTTCGTCGAGTCGGCGAAGCAGCGGATCGGCTCCGAGTGCCTTGTGGACGAGGCCACAGGACCTGCACCAGCGCAGGATGCCCCTGGCCTCGCCCCCATCAGCGCCGTCCGGCTCGAGCAGATGAGCAAGGCCGTCCGTTGGCTCGTCATTGAGCTCCAGCACGGCTCTGGCAACCCCAACGccactgctgctgctgctgctgctgccgcctCCGCGGCCCATCCTCATGCATCTACTCCATTTGATGCTCGCTTCTCCGAAGACCCAAATCAATAGGTACCCCTC contains these protein-coding regions:
- the LOC116254489 gene encoding mediator of RNA polymerase II transcription subunit 32 — encoded protein: MESTMDALNEAFQEFIGSAAAVFEANDLSGGQKSTATDNALERFKHQWEIFRVACDRAEEFVESAKQRIGSECLVDEATGPAPAQDAPGLAPISAVRLEQMSKAVRWLVIELQHGSGNPNATAAAAAAAASAAHPHASTPFDARFSEDPNQ